GCCACGGCTACGTCAAGGGGCCCGCCGTGGAGCGCCTGTACCGGGACGCCCGCTTCGCCGAGCTCGCCTACGGCACCTCGGAGATGCAGCGCGCCTTCATCGCCCGGGACAGCCTGAACCGCTACAAACCTGCCTGACCGGCAGTTCCATTCAACCTGTCACACCAGAATGAGGAGGGGCCCCGCCGGGGCCCCTGCCTCCGTTCCTCAACCCCAGATAACGCTTTCCCGGGGGGTGAATGCACCCTGTCCGGGGAAGTTCGGCGAAAAGGAGGTTTTTTTTCATGAATTCTCTTGCGTCGTATCAGAGGAATGTCATCCGCAGAACCAGCGTCGGCGATATTCTGGTCCGCTCAACGGCACGCCATCCCAACCGCCGGATCCTTCGCTTCCGGGACCGGAGCTACACGTATCGGGAACTGAACGAGGCCGTCAACCGCTGCGCCCACGGCCTGGCAGGGCTCGGCATCAAAAAGGGAGACCGGGCGGCGATCCTGTCCCACAACTGCGATCATTATGTCATTTACTGGTGGGCTCTCATGAAGCTGGGGGCCATCATCACTCCCCTGAACTTCATGCTCAAGGGAGACGAGATCAAGTACATCATCAACCACTCGGAACCGAAGGTCTTCTTCGTTGAGGACGCCCTGATCCCCCAGCTCGGCAGCGTGAAGGACGAGTTGAAAAGCGTCGATGTTTTCGGATGCATCAAGTTGGGGGATAAGGACATCCCGACAGGCTGGATGAATATCGAGGACCTCTGGAGCGACTCGAACCCCGTCACGGAACCGGAGGCGGAGATCGACTACGACGACCCGGCCATTCTCCTGTATACCTCCGGAACGGAAGCGGCGCCCAAGGGCGTCCTCAACTCGCACCTGAACTTCTATATGGTCCTTCTGAGCGCGTTGGCCGACCTGAAGGTCACGGAGAAAGACGTCCTCATCGGCGGCATTCCCCTGTACCACGTGGCGGCCATGTACCTGTGCATCGCCAGCTTCGCCACGGGCGCCCTCTACGTGATGGAGTACGCCCCGGATCCAGTGGAGATCCTCAAGCTTACCCAGGAGGAAAAGATCACGTACTGGATCTGGCCGCCCGCCCTGTATCTCTACCTGCCCATGGTGCCGGACTTCGAAAGCTACGACCTGAGCTCCCTCCGGATGTGCATCGTCTTCGGAGCCCTTGCGCCTCCGGCCGTCCTGGACCGCTGGCGGAAACTTCTCCCCGATACGGAATTCATGAACTACTACGGACAGACCGAAATGAGCCCGCTGGGAGCCTGCCTCCAGCACCGGGACATGGCGAAGCGGCCGGATTCGATCGGCCGGTCCCACCTGCCCCTCGAACTGAAGGTATTCGGTCCCGACAACTGCGAGGTCCCCCGGGGGGAGACGGGGGAACTGGTGGCCCGGGGCCCCTCCGTCATGCTGGGTTATTACAGGGAAGAGGAAAAAACGGCCCACACCTTCCGGGGTGGCTGGCATCACACGGGCGACATGGTCCGGATGGATCACGAGGGGTTCGTCTACTTCGTCGACCGGGCCAAGGACATCATCAAAACGGGCGGAGAAAACGTCTCTTCGCAGGAAGTGGAAGCGACCCTGTTCAAGCACGCCAAGGTGGCCGACGTGGCCGTCATCGGCATGCCCGACGACCGCTGGTCCGAAATCGTCACCGCCGTCATCGTCCCGCGTCCGGGGCAATCCCTGGACGAAAAGGAAGTCGTCGATTTCTGCAAGAATGAGCTGGCGGGTTACAAAGTCCCGAAAAAAATCATCTTCACGGACGCCCTGCCGCGGAATCCGAGTGGCAAGATCCTGAAGAACATCCTGCGGGAAAAGTTCGCGAAGGCATAACAACGACACAGGAAAGGGGGCGGATTTGAAATCTGTCCCCTTTCTTTTCCTTACCGACCGCCATCGACAGCCAAAAGGAGGCTTATTCATGTACCAGGAATATTTCACCGAAGACCACCAGATCTTCCGGGCCACCGTCCGGAAGTTCGTGGAAAAAGAGATCAAACCCCACATCGAGCACTGGGAGGATGCGGAGATCTTCCCCGTGGAGCTCTACGGCAAGGCCGCCGAGGCGGGCCTGATGGGCCTCGACTTCCCGGAGGCCTACGGCGGCATCCCCTGCGACAAGTTCATGCATGTCGCCTACACGGAGGAGATCTGCCGTTGCGGCTCCATCGGCCTCGTGTCGGGCCTGGGGAGCTATGCCATCGCCTGTCCCCCCATTCTGCACATGGGAACGGAAGAGCAGAAGCAGCGATTCCTGCCGCCCGTATTCAGCGGACGGAAGATCGCCGCCCTGGGAATCACGGAACCCGACGCCGGCTCCGACGTGGCGAACATCCGCACCCGGGCCGTCCGGGACGGGGATCACTACATCGTCAACGGCGCCAAGACCTTCATTACCAGCGGCTGCCGTGCCAACTTCATCACCACGGCGGTTCGGACCGGCGGGTCCGGTTTCAAGGGGATCAGCCTGCTCGTCGTCGACTCTTCCACTCCCGGTTTCTCCGTGGCCAAGAAGATCCGCAAGATGGGCTGGAACGCCTCCGACACCGCGGAGCTCTCCTTCGAGGACTGCCGCGTCCCGGCGGAAAACCTCCTGGGCGGCGAGGGAATGGGATTCTACGGCATCATGGCGAACTTCCAGAACGAGCGCCTCGCCCTGGCGGTGATGGCCCACGCCACGGCGGAACTGGCCCTGGAGGAATCGATCAAGTACGCCAAGACCCGGGAGGCCTTCGGGAAAACCCTTTCCGGATTCCAGGTGACCCGCCACAAGCTCGTGGACATGGCGACGAAAGTCTCCGTGGCCAAGGAATACAACTATCGCGTCGCCGCGAAGATGCAGGCGGGAATCGACTGCCTCCGGGATGTCTCCATGGCGAAGAACTTCGCCTGCGAGGTCTGCGACAAGGTCGTCTTCGACGCCGTCCAGATCCACGGCGGATACGGCTACACGCGGGAGTACCTGGTGGAGCGGCTCTACCGGGATTCCCGGATCCTGAGCATCGGCGGCGGCACGACGGAGATCATGAAAGAGATCGTCAGCAAGGTCATGCAATTCTAGCGCGGCTTTATCCCTATCCTGCTGCGGGCGGCAGGAGGGAAAGGAGCAGGCGTTTGCCGTCCCGGCACCCGTCGGGATACCGCGTCGGCTTTTTGCCGCTCAATCGGCAAAGAAACACCCGCTCTTCTTGACAACCTGTCTCCTTTTCTAGTATTGCCTTTTCTCGTGAGGTCCCGCCCCATCGGGGCCGGGACCTCATGTTCCATGCCTTTTGCATTCCCGAGGAAAATACGGAAACCCGGATACTCATGCGTTACCTCGTTGTCTCCGATACTCACGGCAACCGGAAGGATCTCCGGGACGCCATCGGCCGTTATGGCCCATTCGACGGCCTGATCCATCTCGGTGACGGGGTGCTCGACGGGCAGGCGATTGCCGACGAGATGGGAATCCCGTTTCACGGCATCCACGGAAATGAGGATTACGGCAGCAACTACCCCGACATGGAGGTCATGGACCTCGACGGCCGGTCCTACCTGCTCCTCCACGGCTTCCAACTCGACATGAATCCATATCATCCGCCGTCCGTCTGGAGGGAAACCCTTGCCGAACTGGCAAAGATGGCCAGGAAGCGCAAAGCCCGGGGGGTTTTCTTCGGCCACACCCACCAGGCCCTACTGGACATGGCCGGAGACACGCTCATCCTGAACCCGGGAGACCAGTATCGCGGCGCTTCCATTCCGCCTTCCTTTGCAGTAATCGAGACCGTCAACGGCGAGACCCGCATCGCCCTCTACCGGAAAGGCGGCCCCGACCGCTGGCGTATCATCTCGGAGGCCTACCTCAAGGAAAAGGCTCCGGAGCCTTTTTATCCCTGAGCGGATCCCTCTCTGTTGATCTTCCAGGAAAACCGCTTTATAATGCCGGGCAATCGGCCGCGGCTCCCGTCTTTTTGCGGCTGACCACGGCGAACGGCCATCCGGCCTTCCGGAGCGTCGTGTGAACCATTGTGATCCGCTGTTTCCCCCGTGACGATGGAGGAAAACGTGAGGAGCACCTGTCCGGTATCGGCCATCATGCTTCTCGCCCTGCTCGGGCTCCTGGCGGGGTGCGCCCAGGTCCGCGTCGGGACGATCCCTCCCCCCGCCCCCACGGCAAAACTCCGCGTCTATGTCCAGCCCGTCACCGTTCATCCCTCCGGCACCGGCACCAGAGGACATTTCAACAAGTCCCAGGAAGAGTTTTCACAAGCCACCTTCCGCAGGGTGCAGAAAATCCTGAATGAAACGGGAATTTACGAAGTCGCGCCCTGGCCCCAGGTCCGCGCCGTTCTGGGCGATCAGGAAATCGCCCCTCACCGGTGGCGGCAGAATGACTGGGAACTCGCCCGTAAGGTGGGACGGGCGCTTCATGCCGACTACGTTCTCATAACGGAGCGCGGATACGCGGGCATGAAATACTGGCAGATGATCCTGTTCAACCTGCAGTCGGGGAAGAAGTTCGAATTCATGGACCACGCAGCGCAGCTGGTCAAGGGGGATTTCCGCCAAATCGTCCGCCAATCCTTCCAAAAGATTTTCACCCAGGCCAAGGGTGACATGCTGGCTGTGGCTGTCCGCAAAGGTCGCCTGGCGCCGGTGGAACCGCTGCCGCGGGAGCCGGCTCGCGTCGCCCCTCCCACGGATGAAGAGCCGCCGGAGGAACCGGAAGCTCTGGAACCGGAACCGGAAATATCGGGAAAACCGAGGGTGGTCGTGTACGACCTGGACACGACGGAGCGCCTGCGCGTGGCGAGCCTGATCGTCACGGAGGCCCTCCGGGAGGAATTCCACCGGTCCGGCCGATTCACCATCGTCAACCGCCAGGATCTCAAGCGGGCCATGGACGAGATGAAACTGGGAGAATCCGGCCTTCTGGAGGAAGGCAAGGCCCTGCGTCTCGGGAAGTGGCTGGCCGCGAACCAGAGCGTTTCCGGCAGGCTTGCACCCCTTGGGAACCTGCTCGTCCTGCAGGCCCGGCGGACGGATCTCGAGACCGCAGGAATCATGGCCGCGGCGTCGCTCCGCTGCCGTGAGGGGCAAGAGGAAGACCTGCTGGCAGGCCTGCCGGAACTCGTCCAGAATCTATCCGGAAAATAGCGGGCGGAAGAGGAATTCATGCGGATCGTCATTGATCCAAAGTCCTGCAACGGATGTGAACGCTGCATCGAGACGTGTTTCGAAGTCTTCAGCCAGTGGGGTCTTTACCTGAGACCGGTCTTCGAAGTGAAGGAGCCGGACCGTCATCGGGAGGCCGTCGCGCGTGCCGTGCTGGGTTGTCCACGCCAGGCCATCCGCTGGGAGGAATAGATTTCCTGCGTCCCTCGGACCCTGGGGAAACGCCCTCCGGACGGAAGCCTCAGGGCCCAGGAAATCCGCTTCCGTCCCTGCAAAGCGCCGCGAACACCACGGGGCATCCCGCCCCGGTTGAACTCATCGAAAGGAGATCCACCATGTCCGAACTTCTTGGAATGCTCGGCTGCCGTCATCCCGTCATTCAAGGCCCCATTGCCGCCCTCAACGCCCCGGATTACGTCGCTGCCGTCAGTGAGGCCGGCGCTTTTGGAATGCTGGCCCTCGGCTTCAGCAACAGGGAAGACGCAAAGCGACTCGTTGCAGGCGTCCGCAGCCTCACGGACAAGCCGTTTGGGGCAAACCTGATGGTCATGAACCAGGAAAACCCGAAGATCCTGGAGATCCTTGCCGAGGCGGGCGTGAAGACGGTGACCACCTCGGCGGGGTCGCCGAAGGCCCTCTACCCCCAGATCCACGCCCACGGCATGAAGGGCCTCCATGTACTGCTCTCTCTGAGCACAGCGGTCAAAGCCATCGAGGCTGGCGCCGACGGCCTCGTCGTCTCCGGCTCCGAATCGGGGGGGCTGCGGTCCACCGGCTCCGAGTCTTCGACGATGGTTCTCGTTCCCCTTATAGCCGACGCGGTGAGGGTCCCCATCGTCGCCGCCGGCGGGATCGCCGACCGCCGCGGATACCGGGCGGCCCTGGCCCTGGGCGCCCAGGGGGTGCAGATTGGAACGCGCCTCATCGCGACACAGGAAAGCCCCGCGCCGGCCGTCTGGAAGGAGGCCATCCTGAAATGCGAGGACGGCGGCACGGTGCTCCTCAACCTGGGGAACATGAACATGCGGGTGATTCAGAATCCCAAACTCAAGGAGGAAATGAGCGACCCCAACATCAAGCTCCCGGAGCGCTACAACCTCTTCAACGCCCCGAAGGGGTGGCTTGCCGGGGACCTTGATCTGTTCCCCGCCGGGGCCGGCCAGGTGGCGGCCCTCATCCGGGACATCAAGACCGTCCGTGAGGTCATTGAGGAACTCGTCGCCTGAGAAAATGGGAAAGGGGGCGGATCTCAAATCCGTCCCCCGCTCCCCGTGTTGACAATCGCCCGGTGAGGACTACCTTGTAACCATCCCTCGGCGGCGGGACCGGTTGCGCCGAAAGAAAGACGAATCCATACGGCCTTACCCCTGGAAAACGGGGGATGCAAAGGAAAGGCGGCAGGAGGCGGCCATGCTGAAAATTGAAGATCTGCAGGTGAGCATCGGCGACCGGGAAGTCCTCCGGCACATCGACCTCGAGATCAAGCCCGGCGAAACCCACATCCTATTCGGACCCAACGGGTCCGGCAAAACGACGCTCCTCATGACCATTCTCGGCTACCCCCAGTACCGGGTGACCGCCGGGAAGATCGAATTCAAGGGCGTGGACATCACCCACATGCCCGTCAACGAGCGGACCCGCCTGGGAATCGGCATGTCCTTCCAGCGGCCGCCCACGATCCACGGGCTCAAGACCCGCCAGATGATCCGGATCTGCGGCCGCAGCGCCGTGGACGTGGAGGCCCTGGCGGCAAAAGTCAACTTCACGGACTTCCTGGACCGGGACATCAATGCCGGCTTCTCCGGCGGCGAGATCAAGCGCTCCGAACTGCTGCAGCTGATGGCCCAGGATGCGGACCTCCTCCTCTTCGACGAGCCCGAATCGGGCGTGGACCTGGAAAACATCGCCCTCATCGGCAACACCATCAGTACCCTTCTCCAGCGGGACTTCCGGATCGATGACGACCTCTCCCAGAAAGACCGGCGGCGACAGAGGACCAAGATGGGCCTCATCATCACCCACACCGGGTTCATTCTCGACTACGTCACGGCGGACAGGGGCCAGGTCCTGTATGACGGCATGATGAGCTGCAAGACCAATCCGCTGGAGATTTTCCACTGCATCAAGCAGGCGGGATACGAGGAGTGTGTGCGATGCACGACATAATGAACGAAAAGGCCGCGCAGGCCGCGGAGAAGAAGGCCGCCCTCGGTCCCGATATCGACCTCTCCGCCTTCTCGGCGGAGCCGACGGACCACGGCTACCTGGAAGACCTGACGAAGCTGCCCATGATCGACCGGCAGCGAATCCTGGAGTCCGGCGTGGACGCCACGGAGGAGGGCCGCTCCGGTACGTACGTCCAGAAGGACACGAGCGTTCTCCATGCCCATTCCGTCCAGGACGGCCTGGAGGTCCTCCCCATCAAGCAGGCCCTGAAGGAAAAGGAGTGGATCAAGGATTACTACTGGAAGCTCGTCGCCGTCGACGCCGACAAGTACACCGCCGGCGCCCAGCTGAACCTCCACGACGGCTATGTCATCCGGGCGCTCCCCGGGGCGAAGGTCACCCTCCCCGTCCAGGCGTGCCTCTACATCCACAAGGAGGGGCTCAGCCAGTACGTCCATAACCTGATCATCGCCGAGGAGGACTCGGAACTGCACGTCATTACCGGCTGCGCCACGTCCCCGACCCTCAAGCGGGGGCTTCACGTGGGCATCTCGGAATTCTTCGTGAAGAAGAACGCGAAACTCAGCTTCACCATGATCCACAACTGGGCGGAGGAGATGAGCGTCCGGCCCCGGTCCGTGGGCGTCGTCGAGGAAGGCGGCCTCTTCCTGAACAACTACATCTGCATGAAGCCGGTCCGCTCCCTCCAGATGTATCCAACCACCCACCTGGTGGGAAAGGGCGCCGTTTCCCGCTTCTACAGCCTCCTGGTGGGAAGCCCCGGCTCGGAACTGGACGTGGGGGGACGGATCTTCCTGAAGGCCCCGGAGACGAGGGCGGAGATCATCGCCCGTGCCATCTCCAACGGCGGGCGGATCATCAACCGGGGAGACCTGATCGGCGAGGTGACCGGCGTAAAGGCCCACCTGGAGTGCCGGGGCCTGATGCTCCGGGGAGGCCTGATCCACGCCATCCCGGAACTCCAGGCAAAGGTGGACGGCGTCGAGATGTCCCATGAGGCCGCCGTCGGCAAGATCGCCCAGGAGGAGATCCTCTACCTGATGTCCCGGGGCCTCACGGAAGACGAGGCCACGGCGACGATCGTCCGGGGCTTTCTCAGCGTCGACATTCCGGGCCTGCCTTCCGCGCTGAAGGCGGAGATCGACCGGGCCGTGGAGATGAGCGAGAAGGACTACCTGTAAGACGGGAGAGTCTCCCAAAAAAGAGACGGTTTGCCATACATCGGGCAACAGGCCCGACACATCTTGAAAAAGGGGACGGATCGGTACTCCGTCCCCTTTTTCACGGTCCAAACGGCAAAAAACAGGTCCGGCGCATTCCCGACACCCTTTATCTTCTTGAAATTCCGATAGATACATATTATACAAAGGCCGTTGTGAATCCTCTGATTCCGCATGCTGCACCGGCTTCGGAATCAGCGCCGTCAGGAAACCCCCGACCGATCTCCCGAACCGGGAAAGGAGCGGATGCCATGGACCTTGCCCCGTTTCTCAAGAGTGTCGACATTCTTTCCGATCTGGCCGATACCGAAATCGCCCTTCTGGCCGAAAACGCCCAGTACCTGGAATTCACGGACGGCGCCCCGATTATCCGGCTGGGAGAGATCGGCCGCTACCTCTGGATCGTCTACGAAGGGGAGGTGGAGGTCACCCTCCCCTGCCCCGACGGTACGGAAAAGCCCATCGCCGCCCTGGAGCGGGGGGCCGTCCTCGGGGAGATGTCCATCATGACGGGAGAGCCGGCTATGGCCAGCGTCGTTTCCGGCTGGTCGTCGAAGCTCCTCCGCATCCCCCGGGAGATCGTCTCCCGGGTCGTGGCGACCAATCCCAAAACCCTGGGGAAGATCACCAAGATCATCACCCGGCGACTTCTCGCGGACGAGCGGATCCTGGCGGAGCGGGAAAAGGCCTGCGTCGCCCTGCGGGAAAACACCGACCCTTACGACCTGAATTTCTCTTCCGTTTCCGCACCAATGAAGATCCTGGTCGTGAACAGCGGCAGCTCCTCCCTGAAATACTCGCTTTTCGACACGGCCAAACCGGCCCCCCTCCTGGAAGGGGCCGTTGAGAAGATCGGCTCCGGCGAGGCGGTCCATCATTTACGGACCCCGGAGACCCGGAAGGATCTGCCCGCCGCGGGGATCGCCACGGTCGGAGACGCCCTCGCGGTCATGCTCGGCGCGCTGACGGACCCCGAGATCAAGACCCTGGGATCCCTGAACGGGATCGATGCGGTGGGACACCGGGTCGTCCATGGGGGAAAACGGTTCTCCAGCTCCACCGTCATCAGCGACGAGGTGAAGGAAGCCATCCGCTCCTACATCCCCATCGCACCTCTCCACAACCCGTTCAACATCGAAGGGATCGAGGCCCTGGAGAAGCTGCTGCCGGCAGTCCCCCAGGTGGCCGTTTTCGATACGTCGTTCCATCAGACCATGCCCGATACCGCCGCCACCTACGCCATTCCCTTCGCGGTCGGCGAGGAGGAACAGATCCGCCGCTACGGGTTCCATGGAACGAACCACCGCTTCGTCGCCATGAGCGCTGCGACCTTTCTCAAGCGGCCCGTCGGGGAACTGAAGATCATCTCCTGCCACCTGGGAAGCGGCGCCTCGGTCTGCGCCATCGATCACGGCCGGAGCATCGACACGAGCATGGGCATGACGCCGCTGGAGGGGCTCATCATGGGCACCCGGGCCGGGGACCTCGATCCCGGGGCGATCCTTCACCTGATGCGGCACCGGGGCATGACCCTCGAAGAGGTGGACCGGATGCTCAACAAGGAGAGCGGCCTCAAGGGAATCAGCGGCAGAAGCAACGACATGCGGGAGGTCCTGCAGGGGGCGGAGGCGGAGGATCCACACTGCAAGCTTGCTGTCAGCGCCTTCTGCTACCGCCTTCGGAAGTACATCGGATCCTACGTCGCCGCCCTGGGGGGGCTGGACGTCCTGATCTTCACCGGCGGCATCGGGGAAAACTCGCCGGAGATCCGGGCCCGGGTATGCCAGGGACTGGAAACGTTCGGCATCGACCTTTCCGACGAGCTGAACCGTACGGCCAGGGCGGGCCGCGGGCAGCCCGCCGATATCTCCGACCCCGAATCGAAGGTGCGAGTCCTGATCGTACCGGCGGACGAGGAGCGGATGATCGCCCGGGAGACCGTCCATGCCCTCGGCCGGGTGGTCTCACAGGAGACCATCGAGAAATTCCGCTCCCGGGGCATCCCCCTGTCCACATCGGCCCACCACGTCCATCTCTGCCGGGCGGACTTCGATGTTCTCTTCGGCCCCGGCGGGGACCTGACGCCGCGCACGGAGCTGAGCCAGCCGGGCCAGTTCGCCGCCGTGGAGACGGTGAATCTCGTCGGCCCCAAGGGGCGGATCGAGAAGGTCCGCATTCTGGGCCCCCTGCGCAAGGAATCCCAGGTGGAGGTCTCCCGGACCGAACAGTTCAAGCTCGGCATCGATGCACCCATCCGCGATTCCGGAGACCTGGAGGGCACGCCGGGGATCGTCATCGAAGGGGAGAAGGGCACGGTCCGGCTTGAGAAGGGCGTGATTTCAGCAAAGCGCCACATTCACATGTCCCCCGAGGAGGCTCTGAACCTGGGGCTGCGAGACCGGGACGTCGTGATGGTGAAGGTCAAGGGCGTCCGGGAACTTATTTTCGGCGACGTCCTCGTCCGCGTTCATCCGACGTACCGGATGGACATGCACCTCGACACGGACGAGGCCAACGCCGCCCAGATCTCCGCCGGCGCCACGGGCTTCATCGAGGCCATCCAGCACCGGAACTTCATGTAGGGAGCGCATGCCCCGAACAGCCCGTACGAGAGCCCTGGCAGCACTGCTGATTTTCCTGATCCTGACAGTGGCCGGCGAGTCGGCACCGGATGCGCCCCTCAGTAAAGGCCCTCTCGCCTCTTCTCGCCAGGCCATCCTCGTGGTGGCGGAAGGCTGGGACAGTCCGCAGGCGGAACTGACGCTCTTCGAGCGTGAAGGACCGGGAGATACCTGGCGGCCCGCCGCAGCGGCGGCGCCGGCCCTGCTAGGCCGCAGCGGACTTGGCTGGGGCGCGGGCTTCGACGGGGAGGCAAACCCCGCGGACCCGCGAAAACAGGAAGGCGACGGCCGGGCTCCCGCCGGCGTTTTCCGCATCGGCACCGCCTTCGGCTATGCCGCCGGTGATGAGGCCGCCTTTCTCAAACTTCCCTACATCGCCTCCCGGGAAGGCTGGGAGTGCGTGGACGATATCCATTCCGCCCACTACAACCGTCTGGCCAGGAAATTTGAAACGGCCCGGCCGGACTGGAACAGCTCCGAACAGATGGTCCTCCCGGACCACCGCTACCGCTGGGGCGCCCTCATCGAATACAATGCCGACCCACCCCGGCCCGGTCGCGGCTCCTGCATTTTTCTCCACATCTGGCTCGACCCGTCCAGCCCGACATCGGGCTGCACGGCCCTCGATGAATCCAGCCTCCTGCAAATCCTCCGCCGCCTCCGGCCGGAGACAAATCCCGTCCTGATCCAGCTTCCCCGCCACGAATACGAGCGGCACCGGCAGGCCTGGGGCCTCCCCTGAAGCCCGTCCTTCCGGGAATATCGTAAACTGTCCGCCATATCGATCTTTCCGGCACCTCAAGTCGATGAGGAGAAATGCGTCATTGCAGTACGTATCCCTGCGTCGTCACATGACCGGCAACAACGTCATGCCAGATCGAATAGCCACGCCCGCTCAAATGCACCCCGTCGGTTGTGAGCTCGGAATCGAGAAGGCCGTCGGTTACGAAATGCGAATAGAGATCGATAAACTCCACATGGTAGCGGCTGCTCAGTTCCATCAGGGATTGATTCAACTGCAGCGCAGATTCGTTGTGATGGCCGTCGGCCGTCGGTAGAATGCTCTGGACAAAGATTTCCGCATGTGGAAGCCCGCTCTTCAGCCGTTGAATGATCGCCTCGTAGTTGGTGAGCGTTGTTACCGGGGGAACCTCTTCGCGGATGTCGTTGATTCCAATCTCGATGAAAATTTTCGAAGGGTTGTGGCGAATCACCTCATCGAGGCGCTGGAGGACGCCGTAACTGAAATCGCCGCAAATCCCGCGATTCAGCACGGCAGGGTTTTGAAAGACGGACAAATCGAAGAGCCCGGTCAGGCTGTCGCCCACGAAAATGACAGATCCATTCATTTTCTGGGATTTACTGAAAGAATGATACATGTTCTGCCAGTAGTTACTGTTGACGGCAGCCCTCACCTTACTTTCCGCCCTGAATGCATCATACTGTTTGCACCCCAGATAGACAAACAGCGGTACAATAATAATCAGGGATAGAATCCATATGCGTAT
This genomic window from Syntrophaceae bacterium contains:
- a CDS encoding AMP-binding protein, coding for MNSLASYQRNVIRRTSVGDILVRSTARHPNRRILRFRDRSYTYRELNEAVNRCAHGLAGLGIKKGDRAAILSHNCDHYVIYWWALMKLGAIITPLNFMLKGDEIKYIINHSEPKVFFVEDALIPQLGSVKDELKSVDVFGCIKLGDKDIPTGWMNIEDLWSDSNPVTEPEAEIDYDDPAILLYTSGTEAAPKGVLNSHLNFYMVLLSALADLKVTEKDVLIGGIPLYHVAAMYLCIASFATGALYVMEYAPDPVEILKLTQEEKITYWIWPPALYLYLPMVPDFESYDLSSLRMCIVFGALAPPAVLDRWRKLLPDTEFMNYYGQTEMSPLGACLQHRDMAKRPDSIGRSHLPLELKVFGPDNCEVPRGETGELVARGPSVMLGYYREEEKTAHTFRGGWHHTGDMVRMDHEGFVYFVDRAKDIIKTGGENVSSQEVEATLFKHAKVADVAVIGMPDDRWSEIVTAVIVPRPGQSLDEKEVVDFCKNELAGYKVPKKIIFTDALPRNPSGKILKNILREKFAKA
- a CDS encoding acyl-CoA dehydrogenase, which encodes MYQEYFTEDHQIFRATVRKFVEKEIKPHIEHWEDAEIFPVELYGKAAEAGLMGLDFPEAYGGIPCDKFMHVAYTEEICRCGSIGLVSGLGSYAIACPPILHMGTEEQKQRFLPPVFSGRKIAALGITEPDAGSDVANIRTRAVRDGDHYIVNGAKTFITSGCRANFITTAVRTGGSGFKGISLLVVDSSTPGFSVAKKIRKMGWNASDTAELSFEDCRVPAENLLGGEGMGFYGIMANFQNERLALAVMAHATAELALEESIKYAKTREAFGKTLSGFQVTRHKLVDMATKVSVAKEYNYRVAAKMQAGIDCLRDVSMAKNFACEVCDKVVFDAVQIHGGYGYTREYLVERLYRDSRILSIGGGTTEIMKEIVSKVMQF
- a CDS encoding SufD family Fe-S cluster assembly protein — protein: MHDIMNEKAAQAAEKKAALGPDIDLSAFSAEPTDHGYLEDLTKLPMIDRQRILESGVDATEEGRSGTYVQKDTSVLHAHSVQDGLEVLPIKQALKEKEWIKDYYWKLVAVDADKYTAGAQLNLHDGYVIRALPGAKVTLPVQACLYIHKEGLSQYVHNLIIAEEDSELHVITGCATSPTLKRGLHVGISEFFVKKNAKLSFTMIHNWAEEMSVRPRSVGVVEEGGLFLNNYICMKPVRSLQMYPTTHLVGKGAVSRFYSLLVGSPGSELDVGGRIFLKAPETRAEIIARAISNGGRIINRGDLIGEVTGVKAHLECRGLMLRGGLIHAIPELQAKVDGVEMSHEAAVGKIAQEEILYLMSRGLTEDEATATIVRGFLSVDIPGLPSALKAEIDRAVEMSEKDYL
- a CDS encoding acyl-CoA dehydrogenase is translated as HGYVKGPAVERLYRDARFAELAYGTSEMQRAFIARDSLNRYKPA
- a CDS encoding acetate/propionate family kinase gives rise to the protein MDLAPFLKSVDILSDLADTEIALLAENAQYLEFTDGAPIIRLGEIGRYLWIVYEGEVEVTLPCPDGTEKPIAALERGAVLGEMSIMTGEPAMASVVSGWSSKLLRIPREIVSRVVATNPKTLGKITKIITRRLLADERILAEREKACVALRENTDPYDLNFSSVSAPMKILVVNSGSSSLKYSLFDTAKPAPLLEGAVEKIGSGEAVHHLRTPETRKDLPAAGIATVGDALAVMLGALTDPEIKTLGSLNGIDAVGHRVVHGGKRFSSSTVISDEVKEAIRSYIPIAPLHNPFNIEGIEALEKLLPAVPQVAVFDTSFHQTMPDTAATYAIPFAVGEEEQIRRYGFHGTNHRFVAMSAATFLKRPVGELKIISCHLGSGASVCAIDHGRSIDTSMGMTPLEGLIMGTRAGDLDPGAILHLMRHRGMTLEEVDRMLNKESGLKGISGRSNDMREVLQGAEAEDPHCKLAVSAFCYRLRKYIGSYVAALGGLDVLIFTGGIGENSPEIRARVCQGLETFGIDLSDELNRTARAGRGQPADISDPESKVRVLIVPADEERMIARETVHALGRVVSQETIEKFRSRGIPLSTSAHHVHLCRADFDVLFGPGGDLTPRTELSQPGQFAAVETVNLVGPKGRIEKVRILGPLRKESQVEVSRTEQFKLGIDAPIRDSGDLEGTPGIVIEGEKGTVRLEKGVISAKRHIHMSPEEALNLGLRDRDVVMVKVKGVRELIFGDVLVRVHPTYRMDMHLDTDEANAAQISAGATGFIEAIQHRNFM
- a CDS encoding ferredoxin, encoding MRIVIDPKSCNGCERCIETCFEVFSQWGLYLRPVFEVKEPDRHREAVARAVLGCPRQAIRWEE
- a CDS encoding nitronate monooxygenase: MSELLGMLGCRHPVIQGPIAALNAPDYVAAVSEAGAFGMLALGFSNREDAKRLVAGVRSLTDKPFGANLMVMNQENPKILEILAEAGVKTVTTSAGSPKALYPQIHAHGMKGLHVLLSLSTAVKAIEAGADGLVVSGSESGGLRSTGSESSTMVLVPLIADAVRVPIVAAGGIADRRGYRAALALGAQGVQIGTRLIATQESPAPAVWKEAILKCEDGGTVLLNLGNMNMRVIQNPKLKEEMSDPNIKLPERYNLFNAPKGWLAGDLDLFPAGAGQVAALIRDIKTVREVIEELVA
- a CDS encoding ABC transporter ATP-binding protein, which encodes MLKIEDLQVSIGDREVLRHIDLEIKPGETHILFGPNGSGKTTLLMTILGYPQYRVTAGKIEFKGVDITHMPVNERTRLGIGMSFQRPPTIHGLKTRQMIRICGRSAVDVEALAAKVNFTDFLDRDINAGFSGGEIKRSELLQLMAQDADLLLFDEPESGVDLENIALIGNTISTLLQRDFRIDDDLSQKDRRRQRTKMGLIITHTGFILDYVTADRGQVLYDGMMSCKTNPLEIFHCIKQAGYEECVRCTT